The proteins below come from a single Cryomorphaceae bacterium genomic window:
- a CDS encoding DUF1573 domain-containing protein — protein MRSQGVFFVVLLLVFSGCRVTDRSDRIDTDILHNPKSQFSKDPEKMPVIHFEEPTFGFGVLSDGERINHSFHFTNEGKSPLVLSFVEGSCGCTVMKDWPRDPIPPGGAGSINVEFNSKNKRGFQSVAIRVVANTSPSTTVLTLEGEIVTPE, from the coding sequence ATGCGTAGCCAGGGAGTATTTTTTGTAGTGCTGCTTCTCGTGTTCAGCGGGTGCCGGGTTACCGATAGGAGTGACCGCATTGACACCGATATTCTGCACAACCCCAAAAGCCAGTTCAGCAAAGACCCCGAAAAGATGCCGGTGATTCATTTCGAAGAGCCCACCTTTGGATTTGGAGTTCTGAGCGATGGCGAACGTATCAATCACAGCTTTCACTTTACCAACGAGGGTAAATCGCCATTGGTGCTGAGTTTTGTGGAAGGCTCATGCGGTTGCACAGTGATGAAAGACTGGCCACGCGACCCCATTCCTCCAGGCGGAGCAGGAAGTATCAACGTAGAGTTCAATAGCAAAAACAAAAGAGGATTTCAAAGTGTAGCCATCCGCGTGGTGGCCAACACATCGCCTTCAACCACTGTACTGACCTTGGAGGGCGAAATAGTAACACCGGAATAA